The region AGATTTATCTCCTTACTTATATCTACAGTTCAGGACGTATTATCCGAGGAATGAGTCACATCagactaaaaactaaaaaatctCCTGAGTTTTATTTGTGATAAGACACCAACAAGTCAAATGTATCCTGCAGAGGTTACTATTCAACTTTGATAGACTTTGATTAATAGAAAATCAGTTTGAAAACATATTTGAGAAAAGTTTGTAAGCACATATTCAACTGATGTAAAGTTGCACATTGTAAAATAGTTTTGTCCTCCTAAGAATAAAGttatatttattcaaatgaGTGGAACAAGTGGTTTTGATGCACGCTGCACAGACAGCATCTACAATGATTCTGCACCGTTTTCACTGCTCCTGAACTTTATCTCGTGTTCgacattaaaataatttgtattTAAGAACATTATATCCATTCAAAGAGGGAAACAGGCAGTTCAAATCATGTCATTATGGAGACCTTGTTGTGACTATGTTGTAATCAGAGCCCTATTAGCTTAAACTGATGccaaatttaaaacaaataagagaGCTCAGAAGCCAATTAAGCATTGCTAATCAGTCCAATTAGAGGGGAAGAGAGTTCAAATAGGCATAAAATTACATTCACCTTACGTGACCTAATTATAGTTCCAGCCTCATCTCACCAGCTGCCAGACATACTTGTTTACTGGGTGCTGTATGTGTTAATGCTAAGAAGTAAATATCTGTGGACAATGCTTTAGAAActtcaattttaatttgttttgttttttcatttatttctcttatAGATGACTTATACTGACTTTTACCATGATGTTTCagatgatgttttatattttctacgTGCGCTCAACGTGATTATTGCAGCAcctaaacaacaacagtaacagtcgTGACAAAGTTTTCTGTCCCGATTTTCAAAGTCtacacatttaaaactaaagtaCTGACACACTTGTGATGCATTTCCTCGTGCTTATTAAAAGTTAAGTATGAGCTTAATCACGCTGCTCATTTAAAGTAATGCTGTGATGATAATGAGATTTACACTTTCTCCTGGACGGAAACATACGCTTTGTTCCCTAATCTCAATTTCTCCATAAGGAGATCTGGATTTATGAGGGTACGTGTTTCTGTCAGAGCAGACGGGTCACTCCTCAGTTGTGACATATGGCTTTTGACAGAGGGCATGGCTCAGCCATCGGTGCTCAGACAAGCCAATCATGTGAGAGgttccatgaaaaaaaaattagaagaCACGGAAGGGCCGGGCCACGTCTCAGACAAGGCCCTCAGACAAGACAAGCAGCAGCTGGCAAACTACATCAATCTGTAATCAATGAACCAACTGGTAGATGGGATTATATGCCTAATTGCACAGCTAACCAGTCCATCCCAAAATGACCAGACAGCATCAGCTTGTGTGCATGACCCAATACCAGAGACAGGCATTATTCTAGGCCTCTGACAGTGATTAATCATTCATAACCTGCCTCTACACCCAAGCTTTGAGTTTGAGTCAATACACAGGGACAGGAGCTGTGTGTCCCTCCTGACAAAGGACGACAAAGATGACACCAGAAGTTAAagcagcagaggtggaggaaacATTCAGATCCTTTACGTGGTGACGGTACCATAAACAggctccattacaagtaaaagtcctgcattcacgTTTTACTGAAGTTAAAAGGACATAAGTAGTGGATTCCTCTAAATGTATTCAAGTATTAAATGTACTTCTTATGCAGAATGGCTCATTTTTACAGTGCAAATTGTTATATATCATTATgatattggattattattattattactgatacaTTCATATGTAAACAGTATTTCAATTTTGTCTGATTCATTTAAACTAAACTGTATGTTGTTGGGTAGTTCAGAACAAAttacataatattttttaaGAGCTGTATgtcaaaataaacagatgacAGATAAATGTATGAGCAAAAATTGCAATACCTACAAAAAGTAGTTGAGTATAAGTACAAAGTaggataaaaatgaaatactcaAAGTACAATTACACTTCAGTAGTTCATATTTTGTGCAGATAAACATCAatttaatgtgattattatttaaatttagaGTAACAGCACAGTGTGGTTAAAGTCATTTGTGTAGCTTTTGAGTGACagtaaattgtgtgtgtgtgtgtgtgtgtgtgtgtgtgtgtgtgtgtgtgtgtgtgtgtgtgtgtgtgtgtgtgtgtgtgtgtgtgtgtgtgtgtgtgtgtgtgtgtgtgtgtgtgtgtgtgtgtgtgtgtgtgtgtgtgtgtgtgtgagtgagagacagacagacagagagagacaggagactACCCTCCTGTATTACAGAATTCAATGTTGGCAGATggggaggacagacagacaaattattctgtctgtctcattttctCGGACCACTACACagatcaattatttatttcacatgtgGTCCCCACTACATGAGGAACATTAATGCATCCCACATACTGTGATTCATTAAGACCACGGCACTGATGAAACATCCTCACTGACCGGTGTGCTTGCAACAACATAAAGTAGAAGAAGTGTCTACACCAGCACACAAACCGCTCTCCAAACCTCGGAAGCTGCAGTAATCTTTACACCATCTTGGCCCATATTGTTAGTATTGTTAATCCCCTGATGTGCTGTTAAAATCCCTCAAATTACAGGCCACACTTACACTTCTGTTGCCTGGGGCTAATCTCAGATTATGGTTATTATCACATGGAGACCAGTTACATGAGAAGTGAAAGGAGACTTCTTAGTGGATTATGTAATTTAATAAAACCtaataagaaaaatgtcacatttaatcTATAAATAGATTTGATGTTAAATTGTGATAACTACAGATTTATTTACTAAATTATAGATTTAGTCACAAATTTGTTAAAAGTTCCaaacaaaattttattttagaaggagaaaatattgattaagaaataaataaacattttattatataatgaggtaaaatactgtatttttgcaTATACaatcaaatttgaaaaatacattCTTAGACACAGAAGAGTGAattttaaattatatcaaaATGACACcggtgctttttctttttttttttgccatttaacAACTGATATTGAGATTGTTATGTATTCTGCTTAAACCTaatattatgtattttacattatttgtcAATATTTCCTTTACTTTAAAGCTTAATTAAGAGTCCAAGCTTTAATTGGTTATTACAAGTTTTTTAGTGATTTTACATAATTGGTGGGAATGTAAGTTAAAGAAGGAAACATCCAGAGTCCTGGtcttttaaaagtttgtttgCACCATCAGCTGTGGTGAGCTGAGCTACCAGATGGTAGACCTTTGGTGTTTGTGACACATGGCTCTGAGTGAAGCCACGGCCAGATAGCCCAGCCCAAGATAATTGGAATTTCATTAaggtcttgtttgtgtgtgtgctgagtgtGCATATAtatgcctctctgtgtgtgtgtgtgtgtgtgtgtgtgtgtgtgtgtgtgtgtgtgtgtgtgtgtgtgtgtgtgtgtgtgtgtgtgtgtgtgtgtgtgggtgtgtgtgtgtgtgtgtgggtgtgtgtgtgtgtgtgtgtgtggtgtgtgtgtgtgtgtgtgtgggtgtgggtgtgggtgtgggtgtgggtgtgttgaGAGTGGGTGTGGGTGTATATGAGTCTGTATGGGTGAGTTTCTCTATGAGCAATATTGAGGATGGGGAGCAGGGGGGCAGGGACTCCACCTGCTGCCACCTGTTCATCTGCTCTGTCTTATAAAAGCTGCTCCTCACTGTCTCCAGGATCACAGACACCTTGGACTCTTCAGGCTGTCCACTATCTCGGGTTACACATATTTGACACTCAACACAAAGGACACACAGCGTGGACATCAGCCAGGCTGTGACGTagaggagacctctgtggaaCCCTGAAACCAAAACTGGAAACTTCTCTGACCAccactgactcacagctgagTCTTTCTGATCTGAGGACAATCACCAGTTTGATTCTTCAAACAAAAACCATGAAATCTCGTCGACCCAGCTGCACTGACTCTGGATCGGAGTCCTCAGAACCGGACTCCAAGAGCCCAGAGAAGTATGAGACGGCCACGAGGCGACGGATGGCGGCCAATGccagagaaaggaagaggatgCAGGGTTTGAACACTGCCTTTGATCGCTTACGTAAAGTGGTCCCGCAGTGGGGCCAGGACAAAAAACTGTCCAAGTACGAAACCCTGCAGATGGCCCTCAGCTACATTATGGCCCTCAACCGGATCCTGACCGACGCCAGGAGGCACAACGCTCCTCACAGGCAGTGGCTGGACCTGCAGTTTGACTGTGTGCAGCCTGAAAACTACTCCTGCCTCATGAGGTACGACTCCCCGACCGGACAGGAGTATATCCACTCGTCCTTCTCCTATGAGTTTGATGGACATCAGGTCCACGCATAAACTGCCGCCATTTGTTAATCAGTCATGTGGTTGGGTGTGAGTGACTGCGAATATTCTTCCTCCAATCTAGGAGacagtaaatacatttgtattgcattattttccttttgtatTTATCTAGTATTGGTATGACAATCAAAAAAGCTTCTATTCAAGTTTGAAGTCTAATTTATTGTTTGCTAGGTAACCCAGCAATGTTGAGCATCTTTTTGTTCAAAGAATAGCAATGAAAGAAATGTAGTGTCATTATAATGACCATTAGATTGTACTGAAGATACAGGCAATGCTGTAAGTTTTATCAGTTATTTTGATATGGCCCTAAAATGTTGTGCAATGTTCAATGGATTCTGAGAAAATCATTGTGGTCTTAGTTAAAGTCAATATGTAACTATTCTGTCAAAGTGTACATGTTTGTAGAGTTGaaaaatattatgttatttttcacacGCAGACCTCTATTTTGTTGAGTTATAATTTttgatcaaaaataaaaactattttatatgaaaaaaatttCTCTTGTTCTTTGTCGTCGTCTCTATTAATAAGTTAATATGGTAAATATGAGTTTCTTCTCATAGCACAACTTAATATTAATCTACTATATGTAATTGATACTTGCTTAGTATactagtttttattatttttaaccaTTCTTTATTAACAtgattttcccttttcaaaTATGACATACAGCAGATTTAAATTTCTTAATCTTTTAGAGCATACCAATGAAATTTATGGcgtattttctcatttcaagaAAAACATCTAATTAGACGCCAATTAGCTTTAGCATTTAAGCCCTCACTTTTGTCTGGTATTAAAACAAGGGTTATCACAGAGAACAAGTAATTTACAGCAcattctttgtttctgtgtcaggtTCTCAGTAGCAGTGATGGCAGGTCCTGTCCGCTGCACTGCCTCAATCTGCACTCAGGGGAATAAATCATCCTTTTGTCCAGAGCTCCTGTGCTTTGAGATAAGATACTGTTACGTCAGTGGGGTAAccaatgtttaaatgttgaaaatagACTCCATTATAGGACAAAgtattatcatttaattattgTATTCTCAAattttctctgtagaaataaCACCTCTTGGAGTCTGCTACAGGATAGTTCTGTGTAACCAGAGATAAACCAGGATGCTACATGATCCGCGGTCCGTCCATTGTTGGAGCCAACACAGCTACAGATTTAAATGGCAATCATCGGCCACTGAAAAGTGATTGTTACAGATTTGAAAAAGTTTGAATGGTGGCACAAGCCGCAGCAGATTAAGGAAGCCTGTGTACCAGATCCTGCCACGGCTTCAGCGGGGGAGCAGAAATTAAACTCTATTGTGTGGTAATGGCTGTGTGTAATCGCTCTGTTCAGAGCCGCTCAGGCATGAAGGCCCATAGCTGGACCCAAACTCTATCTGGATTAAGTAGAAGACATCTACAGCGGCGCATCAACTGTATTGTCCAAACTGCTAATACACTTCACACATCTTATTAGCATGCAGTTGATTTGGGTGGTAATATGTGGAAATATGTTTTTGGATCGAGCTCATGTTCCAGTCTGTTTGGTTTAAACTCctacacaaaataaacaaacgcATGAAAAGCTACAAAGACAAATATGTAGAGGGATATCATATATCAAAtcatagaaaacaaaaataaaatatagctGAAGTATTAATCAATTTATCTGCTAATCATTGAACACTTAAATACATGAGACGTGTTGCAGGGGGCTTGTTGGGTTGGCAGGCAAGGTCGACATTGGACGAGGTGCCAAACACTGATACAGATGGTCGTAATGAATCACACGCCACGTTGAGTGTTTGCATACCTAACAAAACGCTTTCTGACAGTTGGCATGCCAAAAATGAATAGATGGCAGAGTCAAAAGTGCTGAGCGGTAATGAGGCGGAGACCATCGGTGACACTGCAATTACGCTCTTCATTAATTCAGTCTCGAGTGGTGAACAATTGgtgacagaaaatgtaatcGACGTGCAATTAATTGATTTCCTCAATAGGAGCGCGTCACCAGATGAGTTGTTAATCAATAGTGACAACAATGTGCTCAGCATGTATGTAACTGAGAGggcaaaacaaattaaaatgtcttttaactGCTGAATTATTTAGCCTCCCATTCTCTTACAAGACATTTCCAGCAGTTTTATAGGTGGATATGTGGTAATGTAGAGATCTCTACTACAAAATGAAATTCCTTCAATTTGATGAGGTAGTAGCTGTCATTTCAGCTTCTCTCTGCCAGTTTGAAAGAGGGTTGATAGTGAGAGGGAGGACagtgatgatttattttattgtttgaaacAGCTAAGGACTAGATATGAGCTCTTATTGATTACCAGATTGCACCCCTcatgaaaataagattaaacTTCTTGTATTTGGGTAAACCCTGTCAAActatgtcaatgttgtgttagTACAAGACCAATTATACCATCACCTTAATGTGTTTTAGCTGGGTGTCAATCTCAAGACTACAAAAGCTCCAGCAGAGGACCAGCGGCTCCTCCCTCGACAAAGCTTATGTCATCAACTCTTTATAATCATCCCTCCAGCAGGTGTTCAGAAGCTGCCTGCGCTGCCCtgcttcactttctctcccGATCCAAACCACAGCAGTTCAtaagcagacacacagcatgaaGTGCCTGAACAACCGGGCTGAAAGCCACCTGAGCGGACAGGTGGAGTGCGAGTTGGACACCGTGGGCAACGGGGCCTGGGTGAACCAGGGCTACTGTGGCTCTCCTCCGCCCCTTGCCCGAGCTGTCAGCACCATCTACAACCCTCAGCCTCTCTTCCAGGGCTCCATGGACAGCATTTACAAACTGGACACCCCAGGGCCGTTCCACCATCCACCAGAGGAGCCACCATCTACTGAGCAAAGCCTGGTGAAGAAAAgaggctgctgctctgttatCAAAGGTAGGAGTTCATCACTGTATTTCTGCTTTGAATATCAATTATACTTCTCAGCAAAAATTGATCTCACTGGAGACTTTTCTTGGTACAGTTCTGCAAAATCAACTGATATGTctcaatattgttttttaacttaaaatgtCTGAACTATCTTGTTGCCTAAACAATTTTAGTCTTCCTTGAAGCATCTTCTTTCCTTTAATTCAACTTAAACTCTAAACTTTTGGTAATGTTTTTTACAATTcctgcaaaaatacatttgcgTCATAATTATATGACTGATGACtttcattgatatttttttgtgtagGTTTGTGGGGAACAACATTGACCGAAAACACCTCTAACAATAGGGAACTGTTTGTCCGAACCACGCTACGAGAGTTAATGGTCTATCTGGTGTTCCTGGTAGACATATGCCTCTGTAAGTGTTCTAACCAAAATGTCTGACTCGCACTTATTTTAACAGTCTGGATCAATCCCGACCCAAAACTATGTTCAGTTCAGCggtaaaacatttatttcttccAACGTTTGACATGGGAAAGTGTTTTTCTGCATCAATtgttattttaaggaaaatTGTGGTTTAGGTTTACACTTAAATACTTCAATACTTTCTTGGATTTAAGTTACATCATACAACCTGTTAAAGTACTTCTAGATACTCATATCCCAAATGTATGCGACACATTCATGATCCATAAAGATATTTCAAATGTGTCTCTGGGTCTGACAAACATCTAATGTATAACAGTGTATTTTCAAATAGGTGaattacatgttttctttcccGTACTCATGTACCTTGTTCCTACTTCAGTATAtttcaatcaactaattgtttttAGCAGCGCTGATCGCTGCCCACCATTTAGCAGAATGTTACTGTATAGGGCACTTGGACTGTTGATTTACCCTGCTTTAATGCCTACCACAAATGCCCTTCCCATCCATCTGCCTGAAAGCCATTGTCCGGCTGAGCTTTAGGAGTGAAAGGGACATGGGCACTGCTCTCTTGCCTTTTAGTGATAAGAGCATTAGGCCTCGTCCATTGTTGCTTTGTCTGAGTTAGATTTACATTGTTTGATGAGGCTATTTGTGTCAGGCCAGCGTGCTCTCTCTTCAAACAAATTACAGCTTCTAATCTGAATCGATTTGATGGCGGTGACATAAACACAGCCAAACAGCAAGTCTTGAATGAGGCTTTGCATGTCTGCCTCTGAGCTGTCTTATCTTGGACTGCTGAATGGAGCAATGTTTAGAGCTGAGCCTGAGCAAAGCCAGATAGGGATCAATTATTGGGTGTCAACAGTGTGATTACGTTGTCTTTCAGTGACATACGGTATGACCAGTTCAAGCACCTACTATTACACCAAAGCCATGACAGACCTGTTTGTGAATACAGCCGGTGAAAGTGGGGTTAAGTTTCAGTCCATTGGAACCATGGCCGACTTCTGGACTGTGAGTTTCCCGCCATATTAATTTCCTCCATCGTCAACGTAGTAAAAAATAAGAGTATGAAATTTCAATCTGCGTTCATCCACCGTCTTTTTATATAAACAGTACGCCCAGGGACCATTTCTGGACGGCCTCTACTGGACTAAATGGTACAATAACCAGTCCCTCGACAGCGGGGACCAGTCCTTCATCTACTATGAGAACATGCTGCTGGGAGTCCCCAGGATGAGGCAGATCAAGATCAAGAACAACTCCTGCAAGGTCCACGACGACTTCCAAGACGAGATCACGGGATGTTTCGATGTCTACAatgagaagaaggaggaagactTCAGCTTTGGTCTCATTAATGGCACTGCGTAAGCCACTCTGTGCTGTTATAGACAAGAACTGCACCAAAGTTTAGGGCTTTCCTTAGctatttttgtgctttttttgtgCATCTGCAGCTGGAGTtaccacacagagaaagagatgaagggTTCCTCTCACTGGGGGTTGCTGACCACCTACAGTGGAGCGGGATACTATCAAGACCTAAGTCGCACCAAAGAGGAGAGCGTCGTCATACTGAGGGAACTGGTGGACAACCTTTGGCTGGACCGAGGAACCAGAGCTGCCTTCATCGACTTCTCCACTTACAAtgcaaacatcaacatgttcTGCGTCATCAGGTAAGGAGCACCATTAACAGAAGCAACTTTATCCATTAGTTGGTTGGTACCCATTCATTGGTTTACCAACATTTTATGTACTTCTTTCAGGTTGGTGGTTGAATTCCCAGCAACCGGTGGAGCGATCCCTTCCTATCAGATCAGAACGGTCAAATTGATCCGCTACATCACCTACTGGGATTACTTCATCCTCGGCTGTGAGATAGTCTTCTGTTTATTCATCCTCTACTATGTTGTGGAGGAGATTCTTGAAGTGCGAATACACAAGTTGTCCTACTTCAAATGCATCTGGAACATACTGGACGTTGTTGTCATAATGGTAAGAATATATAATTCTCATTTGATTCAAACGTGATCTTTTCTCTGATTTAGCTTTGActcaaaattttaattattctCCCTCCCAGCTCGCCATCGTTGCCATCATTTTCAATGTTTTCCGAACTGTCAAAGTGGACAAGTTGCTTGGCAAACTGCTGGAACACCCTGATATCTATGCTGATTTTGAATTTCTGGCGTTCTGGCAAACACAGTACAACAACATGAACGCTGTGAACTTGTTCTTCGCGTGGATCAAGGTAAAGCACCAACATCCTTCACTTCAACTCATTACTTAGAAAAATGATCTGGCTCTGGCATCGTACCAAAGAATGAGTGTTCTCCTCTTGTCCTCGTAGGTTTTCAAGTACATCAGTTTTAATAAGACCATGACTCAGCTGTCCTCCACACTGGGTCGATGTGCTAAAGATATCTTGGGATTTGCCATCATGTTCTTCATTGTCTTCTTCGCTTATGCTCAGCTCGGATATTTGCTGTTTGGGACAGAAGTTGAATCCTTCAGCACCTTCGTAAAGTGCATGTAAGAGGTGTCAATCACAGCAGCTCGGCAGGACACATTTAAATAAGACGATTGAGCATCAACTATTTAATTCCTCTCCCTTTTTCCTTCCTGCAGCTTCACACAGTTCAGGATTATTCTTGGAGACTTTGATTATGACGCCATCGACCGAGCTAACAGAGTTCTCGGGCCAATCTACTTTGTCACCTAcgtgttctttgttttctttgttttgctggTAAGTCATTGTGCGACGCAagttgtttgatttaaaaattataaaaatgagaAGTCTCTTTATCTCTTCACGCGTTTGTTCCTCAGAACATGTTTCTGGCCATCATTAATGACACATATTCTGAGGTTAAGGAGGAGCTCTCATCCCAAAAAGATGAGCTGCAGATTACAGACATCATCAAACAGGTAAAGGCAATGAAATTAATCTAGAAATAgataaatcaatgaataaataaataaattgatgtCTCCTTGTAATTCAGAGCTATATGAAGACATTTATGAAGCTGAAActcaaaaaggagaaaatatcAGATGTTCAGAAGGCGCTACGGTCTGGTTCTGGAGAAATCGAATTCAAGGACTTCAGAGAAACTCTGAAAGA is a window of Seriola aureovittata isolate HTS-2021-v1 ecotype China chromosome 14, ASM2101889v1, whole genome shotgun sequence DNA encoding:
- the pkd2l1 gene encoding polycystic kidney disease 2-like 1 protein translates to MKCLNNRAESHLSGQVECELDTVGNGAWVNQGYCGSPPPLARAVSTIYNPQPLFQGSMDSIYKLDTPGPFHHPPEEPPSTEQSLVKKRGCCSVIKGLWGTTLTENTSNNRELFVRTTLRELMVYLVFLVDICLLTYGMTSSSTYYYTKAMTDLFVNTAGESGVKFQSIGTMADFWTYAQGPFLDGLYWTKWYNNQSLDSGDQSFIYYENMLLGVPRMRQIKIKNNSCKVHDDFQDEITGCFDVYNEKKEEDFSFGLINGTAWSYHTEKEMKGSSHWGLLTTYSGAGYYQDLSRTKEESVVILRELVDNLWLDRGTRAAFIDFSTYNANINMFCVIRLVVEFPATGGAIPSYQIRTVKLIRYITYWDYFILGCEIVFCLFILYYVVEEILEVRIHKLSYFKCIWNILDVVVIMLAIVAIIFNVFRTVKVDKLLGKLLEHPDIYADFEFLAFWQTQYNNMNAVNLFFAWIKVFKYISFNKTMTQLSSTLGRCAKDILGFAIMFFIVFFAYAQLGYLLFGTEVESFSTFVKCIFTQFRIILGDFDYDAIDRANRVLGPIYFVTYVFFVFFVLLNMFLAIINDTYSEVKEELSSQKDELQITDIIKQSYMKTFMKLKLKKEKISDVQKALRSGSGEIEFKDFRETLKEMGHADHEISAAFSRFDNDGNQILDEDEQQRMKIELEEKRDALSAELNNLGINYGTELLEKPPVTSNEQKNHSSQTSVDREQFLKLARQVLHLESSVAGITTRIELIMEKLGLQEKAKGNETAGKLSMTSNDSDETASDGSVLVCVDRGMKAELSSRRAAGHTNSSFDCHM
- the atoh7 gene encoding transcription factor atoh7; amino-acid sequence: MKSRRPSCTDSGSESSEPDSKSPEKYETATRRRMAANARERKRMQGLNTAFDRLRKVVPQWGQDKKLSKYETLQMALSYIMALNRILTDARRHNAPHRQWLDLQFDCVQPENYSCLMRYDSPTGQEYIHSSFSYEFDGHQVHA